A genome region from Manis javanica isolate MJ-LG chromosome 3, MJ_LKY, whole genome shotgun sequence includes the following:
- the LOC108391721 gene encoding keratin-associated protein 13-1-like, which translates to MSYNCCSRNFSSCSLGSYLRYPGSSCGSSYPSSLVCSTDLCSPRPCQLGSSVYRGCQEACREPARCQTSHAVSSPCQVSCYRLRTSTLCGPSLSTYSGSLSCGSTRDYSLGCGSRSFCSLGCGTSGFRPLSYGVCSFPSLCYKSGFCCPTYLVSRSYQTSFWLQSHLYISDF; encoded by the coding sequence ATGTCCTACAACTGCTGCTCCAGAAACTTCTCCTCCTGCTCCCTCGGGAGCTACCTGCGCTACCCAGGCTCCTCCTGTGGCTCTTCCTACCCCAGCAGCCTGGTCTGCAGCACCGACCTCTGCTCTCCCCGCCCCTGCCAGCTGGGCTCCTCTGTCTACAGGGGCTGTCAGGAGGCCTGCCGTGAGCCTGCCAGATGCCAGACGTCCCATGCAGTGTCCAGCCCCTGCCAGGTGTCCTGCTACCGCCTGAGGACCTCCACACTCTGCGGTCCCTCCCTGTCAACTTACTCTGGGTCTCTTAGCTGTGGGTCCACTAGAGACTACTCCCTGGGCTGTGGATCCAGAAGCTTCTGCTCCCTGGGCTGTGGAACCAGTGGCTTCAGACCCCTAAGTTATGGAGTCTGCAGCTTCCCTTCCCTGTGCTATAAATCTGGATTCTGCTGCCCAACCTACTTGGTTTCTAGGAGTTACCAAACTTCTTTCTGGTTACAAAGCCACCTGTATATATCTGACTTCTAA